In one Choloepus didactylus isolate mChoDid1 chromosome 1, mChoDid1.pri, whole genome shotgun sequence genomic region, the following are encoded:
- the CCR8 gene encoding C-C chemokine receptor type 8, translating into MDYTLEPNMTTITDFYYPDIFSSPCDGELIQRENSWCLAIFYCLLFVFGLLGNSLVILVLVTCKKLKSITDVYLLNLALSDLLFVFSFPFQTHYHLDQWVFGTVMCKVISGFYYIGFFSSMFFITLMSVDRYLAVVHAVYAMKVRTARMGTALSLAAWLTAVIATSPLLVFYQVASEDGILQCYSFYNHQTLKWKIFTHFEMNILGLLIPFTILIFCYISILLQLKRCQNHNKTKAIRLVLIVVVVSLLFWVPFNVVLFLTSLHNMHILDGCVMSQRLIYATHVTETISFTHCCVNPLIYAFMGEKFKKHLSEIFQKSCSHILLCTGRRVSKEGWERSSYLHQHSSRSSSTDYIL; encoded by the coding sequence ATGGATTATACACTGGAGCCCAATATGACAACAATAACTGACTTCTACTATCCTGATATCTTCTCAAGCCCCTGTGATGGGGAACTTATTCAGAGAGAAAACAGCTGGTGTCTTGCTATCTTTTACTGCCTCCTGTTTGTATTTGGTCTTCTGGGAAACAGCCTGGTCATCCTGGTCCTTGTCACCTGCAAGAAGTTGAAGAGCATCACGGATGTGTACCTCTTGAACCTGGCCCTGTCTGATCTGCTTTTCgtcttctccttcccctttcaGACCCACTATCATCTGGACCAGTGGGTGTTTGGGACTGTGATGTGCAAGGTGATCTCTGGCTTTTATTACATTGGCTTTTTCAGCAGCATGTTCTTCATCACTCTCATGAGTGTGGACAGGTACCTGGCTGTTGTCCATGCAGTGTATGCCATGAAGGTAAGGACAGCCAGAATGGGCACAGCCCTGAGCCTGGCAGCATGGCTGACTGCCGTCATAGCCACCAGCCCATTGCTAGTGTTTTACCAAGTGGCCTCTGAAGATGGCATTCTGCAGTGTTATTCATTTTACAATCACCAGACACTGAAGTGGAAGATCTTCACCCACTTTGAAATGAATATCTTAGGCCTCTTGATCCCATTCACCATTCTTATTTTCTGCTACATCAGCATCCTGCTCCAGCTGAAGAGATGCCAAAACCACAACAAGACCAAGGCCATCAGGCTGGTGCTCATTGTTGTCGTTGTGTCCCTACTATTCTGGGTCCCATTCAACGTGGTTCTCTTCCTCACTTCCTTGCACAACATGCACATCTTGGATGGATGTGTCATGAGCCAGCGGTTGATTTATGCCACCCATGTCACAGAAACCATTTCCTTCACTCACTGCTGTGTGAACCCTCTTATCTATGCTTTCATGGGTGAGAAATTCAAGAAACACCTCtcagaaatatttcagaaaagttGCAGCCATATTTTACTCTGCACAGGGAGACGAGTCTCCAAGGAGGGCTGGGAAAGGTCATCGTATTTGCATCAGCATTCGTCACGTTCCTCCAGCACAGACTACATCTTATGA